In Myxococcota bacterium, the DNA window CAGCGTCCAGAGTCGGTGGCGCGCGCCCGGGGCGTCGTGGTCATCGCTCTCGTAGCCCGCGTCACCGGGGTAGAGGATGCAAGCGCCTTCCTCGATGCGCTGGATGCGCGGTCGGAAGGGCAGGGGTTTGCGATCGGGAAGGGTTTCCAGGGCCTGCGACGCCTGCTGGAACGCGTCGAGCCAGGTGACGGTCACGAAGGTGGGCGGCGCGAGGCGCCGCTCCCCGGCGTGGTGGGCGGCCAGGGCGTCAGAAGGTCGCTGCCAGCCGTGGCCGCACATCTCGTCGCCGTCGACCTGGATCTCGGTGTCCGGCTCGATCGCGGTGGCGAAGAACCAGGTGTCGAAGCGCTTCGGGGAGACCGGCGGCGTGATCCAACGCGCGATCTCGACGAGCGCGTCGGACTCGAGTAGGAGCCCCGCTTCTTCCTGGGCTTCGCGCACGGCGGCGCGTCGCGCCCGGTCGCTGTCGCTCGCACCGGGAACCCGGTCGATGCGCTCGAGCTTGCCGCCCGGGAAGACCCAGGCGCCTTCTTTTCCGTCGCGCGGGCAGCGTTGTAAGAGGAGCACTTCGAGGTGCGGCGCGTCGCGCAACACGACCACCGTGCCCGAGGGTTTCGGTTCGGGAGCGTCCATCGGCCGCGGATTCTAGAGCAGCGATGGGATACTCTGCCGCCGGGCCCCGCTCTGCGGGGCCCATCTCGTTCGCGAGTGTCCCGCCGCCACCCGGAGAAGGATCCTCCGGCGTCCCTCGTGCGGGCCCCCCACGGAGAGCCGTGATGCCGGATTTCGACTATCAGCCGCTCATCGAGCATGGACACGACGAGACCAGCTATCGACGTCTCGACGCCCTCTCCGACCTGGTGAAGACCCAGCGGGTCGGGGACCGCACGCTCCTCGAGGTCCCGGCCGAGGTCTTGCGAGGTCTGGCGGCGGCAGCGCTGGACGACATCTCCCACCTGCTGCGCCCGGCCCACCTGGCCCAGCTGCGCAAGATCCTCGACGACCCGGAAGCGAGCGACAACGACCGCTTCGTCGCGCTCGAGCTCTTGACCAACGCGAACATCGCCTCCGGTCGCGAGCTGCCGGGGTGTCAGGACACGGGCACCGCGATCGTGGTCGGCTACAAGGGCGAGCAGGTCTTTACCGGCACCGACGACGCCGAGGCGCTCTCTCACGGCATCTTCGACACCTATCAGACGCGCAACCTGCGCTACTCGCAGATGGCGCCTCTCGATCTCTACACGGAGAAGAACACGGGCACGAACCTTCCGGCCCAGGTCGAGGTCTACGCCACGCCCGGCAGCGACTACGAACTGCTCTTCATCGCGAAGGGCGGTGGCTCGGCGAACAAGACCTTCCTCTATCAGGAGACGAAGGCGCTCCTGAACCCCGACTCGCTGATGAGCTTCCTCGAGGAGAAGATCCGCTCGATCGGCACGTCGGCGTGTCCGCCCTATCACCTGGCCATCGCCATCGGCGGCACCTCAGCCGAGTACACGCTGAAGAGCGTGAAGCTCGCGAGCTGCAAGGCGCTGGACGACCTGCCGACCACCGGCAACGAAGGCGGTCGCGCCTTCCGCGACGTCGTCCTCGAAGAGCAGGTCCAGAAGCTCTGCAACGAGATCGGCATCGGCGCCCAGTTCGGCGGGAAGTATTTCGCCCACGACGTGCGCGTCGTGCGGCTCCCGCGTCACGGCGCGTCGTGCCCGGTGGGGATCGGCGTTTCGTGTTCCGCCGACCGTCAGGCGAAGGCGAAGATCACGGCCGAGGGCGTCTTCCTCGAACAGCTCGAAACGAATCCGGCGAAGTACCTGCCCGACATTACCCCCGAGGAGCTGGGCGGCGAGGTCGTGAAGATCGACCTGCGACGCCCGATGGCCGACATCCTGGCCGAGCTGTCCCAGCACCCGGTCGCCACGCGTCTCTCGCTCACCGGTCCGATGATCGTGGCACGCGACATCGCCCACGCGAAGCTCAAGGAACGGCTGGACGCGGGCGAGGACCTACCCCAGTACTTCCAGGACCACATGGTCTACTACGCGGGCCCGGCGAAGACGCCCGAGGGCCGCGCGTCGGGTTCCTTCGGTCCGACCACGGCCGGCCGCATGGATTCCTACGTCGATCTCTTCCAGAGCAAGGGCGGCAGCATGGTGATGCTGGCGAAGGGGAACCGCTCGAAGCAGGTGAGCGACGCGTGTGGTCGCCACGGCGGCTTCTATCTGGGGTCGATCGGCGGCCCGGCGGCACGTCTGGCCGACCACAGCATCCGCAAGGTCGAAGTGCAGGAGTACGAAGAGCTCGGGATGGAGGCGATCTGGCGCATCGAGGTCGAGGACTTCCCGGCGTTCATCGTCACCGACGACAAGGGCAACGACTTCTACGCCGGGCTGATGGAGAAGCGTCCGAGCCCGACCCTGCAGATCCAGAGCTGAGCGTGACGCCGGCCGCGTCCGGCGCGCACGCGGGGGGTGCCTGCTCTTGAGTGAATCGGCTTCGCGTCTCGCCGCCGCGTACGACCTGTTGTCGCCCGCGTTCCACGCGGACCCGCACCCGGTCTACGACGCCATGCGTCGGGAAGCCCCGATCTACGAGATGCCGTTCGGCGGCGCCATGGCCGTGTTCTTCACGCGCTTCGAGGACGTCGACGCGCTGATCTCGGATGAGCGCTTACAGATGTCGATGACCTCCTGGGAGGGCTTCGTGGCGGCGAGCCCGGACGATCCGCGGGCGAAGCTGATGACGATCTCCCAGGACGCCATGCCCGCGAAAGACGGTGCCGAGCACACGCGGCTGCGCCGGTTGGTGAACCAGGGCTTCACGCCCCGCGCGATGAGAGCCTTCGACGCGAACCTCGTCGCGCTCGTCGACGCGTGGATCGGTCGCGTGGCCGAGCGCGAGCGCTTCGACCTCCACGGCGACCTCGCCCAGCGCGTCCCGATCATCGCGATCTCGCGCCTGCTCGGTGTTCCCGAGGCCGACGAAGCACGCTTCGTGGCCTGGGCGGATGCCCTCGTGCAAGCGGCCGATCCGTTCGCCAGCGATGCCACGGCCCAGGCGGGCTCCGATGCCATCCACGAACTCGAAGCCTACGTGGCAGCGCTGGTAGCGGAGCGGCGCGGCGCGCCGGCGGACGACCTGTTGTCCTCGTTGGTCGCGGCCGAGGACGGCTCGGAAAGGCTCACGCTCCCCGAGATCCAGGCGCTCTGCATGGCGTTGCTCGTCGCCGGGTCCGAGACCACCTCGAACCTGATCGACCTCGGCGTGAAGGCGCTCATCGAGTTCCCGGACGTCCGGCGTCAGGTCGAGGCGGCGCCCGAGCGGATCGCCGACGTCGTGGAAGAGGCTCTGCGCTTCGATCACCCGGGCAAGTTCCTCACGCGGGTCGCGAAGGAAGACTTCACCCTGCCGGGCGGGTTCGTCTTGCCGAAGGGCGCGCTCGCGATGTGCGGGATCGGTGCGGCCCACCGGGACCCGGCGCGCTTCCCCGATCCGGCACGCTTCGACCTCGACCGCGATCACCGCGACACGATCGTGTTCGGCAAGGGACGTCACTCGTGCCTGGGCTCGCGCCTGGCGCGCCGCGAGGGGAGCCTGGTGCTGGGCAAGCTCCTTCCCTGGATCGCCGAGCTTCGCTACGACGCCGACGCCATCGAGTGGCGTCAGAGCCTGATCGTGCGCGGCATGGACCGCTTCCCGGTCGAGCGCACGGCCTAGTCCACCGGATTCAGCGGGACGGGCGCGGCGGCGGCCAGCCCGGTACGAGCCCGCGGTCCTTGCAGAAGCGCTGGGCGAAGACCGTCGTGCCGTGGAACT includes these proteins:
- a CDS encoding NUDIX hydrolase, whose product is MDAPEPKPSGTVVVLRDAPHLEVLLLQRCPRDGKEGAWVFPGGKLERIDRVPGASDSDRARRAAVREAQEEAGLLLESDALVEIARWITPPVSPKRFDTWFFATAIEPDTEIQVDGDEMCGHGWQRPSDALAAHHAGERRLAPPTFVTVTWLDAFQQASQALETLPDRKPLPFRPRIQRIEEGACILYPGDAGYESDDHDAPGARHRLWTLKSGWRYERDD
- a CDS encoding fumarate hydratase; translation: MPDFDYQPLIEHGHDETSYRRLDALSDLVKTQRVGDRTLLEVPAEVLRGLAAAALDDISHLLRPAHLAQLRKILDDPEASDNDRFVALELLTNANIASGRELPGCQDTGTAIVVGYKGEQVFTGTDDAEALSHGIFDTYQTRNLRYSQMAPLDLYTEKNTGTNLPAQVEVYATPGSDYELLFIAKGGGSANKTFLYQETKALLNPDSLMSFLEEKIRSIGTSACPPYHLAIAIGGTSAEYTLKSVKLASCKALDDLPTTGNEGGRAFRDVVLEEQVQKLCNEIGIGAQFGGKYFAHDVRVVRLPRHGASCPVGIGVSCSADRQAKAKITAEGVFLEQLETNPAKYLPDITPEELGGEVVKIDLRRPMADILAELSQHPVATRLSLTGPMIVARDIAHAKLKERLDAGEDLPQYFQDHMVYYAGPAKTPEGRASGSFGPTTAGRMDSYVDLFQSKGGSMVMLAKGNRSKQVSDACGRHGGFYLGSIGGPAARLADHSIRKVEVQEYEELGMEAIWRIEVEDFPAFIVTDDKGNDFYAGLMEKRPSPTLQIQS
- a CDS encoding cytochrome P450, coding for MSESASRLAAAYDLLSPAFHADPHPVYDAMRREAPIYEMPFGGAMAVFFTRFEDVDALISDERLQMSMTSWEGFVAASPDDPRAKLMTISQDAMPAKDGAEHTRLRRLVNQGFTPRAMRAFDANLVALVDAWIGRVAERERFDLHGDLAQRVPIIAISRLLGVPEADEARFVAWADALVQAADPFASDATAQAGSDAIHELEAYVAALVAERRGAPADDLLSSLVAAEDGSERLTLPEIQALCMALLVAGSETTSNLIDLGVKALIEFPDVRRQVEAAPERIADVVEEALRFDHPGKFLTRVAKEDFTLPGGFVLPKGALAMCGIGAAHRDPARFPDPARFDLDRDHRDTIVFGKGRHSCLGSRLARREGSLVLGKLLPWIAELRYDADAIEWRQSLIVRGMDRFPVERTA